In one window of Microbacterium dextranolyticum DNA:
- a CDS encoding NAD(P)-binding domain-containing protein encodes MDSVVVVGAGPQGLAAAAHLLERGLNPLVLEAGTGPASGVAEWGHVRLFSPWTELTDAASCRLLEPTGWVAPIQGYPTGAQWIEQYLAPLAETLGDRIRYGARVVGVGRKGRDLSVDAGRAEQPFVVHVERADGSEERIEARAVIDASGTWRTPSPAGADGLSALGERAAVEAGLLDYRMPAIEEASALAGQHVVVVGNGHSAATTIGILSRVAKREPGTRITWVLRRGAVGNTFGGGSADELPERGALGQRAKKAVEDGLVGLVTGFRTEQVAHEDGRAVLIAEDGRRLEPAARVFVATGFRPDLSFLSEIRLDLDVRLQAPSRIAAEVNPNLHSCGSVRATGAADLEQPEPGFFIVGAKSYGRAPTFLALTGFEQVRSVVAAIAGDREAAERVDLVLPDTGVCGGSGLFDAPDEQSAAESCCAPAPQLIQLGMAPAAR; translated from the coding sequence ATGGATTCCGTCGTCGTCGTCGGTGCGGGCCCGCAGGGACTCGCAGCGGCTGCGCACCTGCTGGAGCGTGGCCTGAACCCGCTGGTCCTGGAAGCCGGCACTGGGCCAGCCTCGGGGGTGGCCGAGTGGGGGCATGTGCGGCTGTTCTCGCCGTGGACGGAGCTCACCGATGCGGCGTCGTGTCGCTTGCTTGAGCCAACCGGCTGGGTGGCACCGATCCAGGGGTATCCGACCGGGGCGCAGTGGATCGAGCAGTACCTCGCGCCGCTCGCGGAGACGCTCGGTGATCGCATCCGTTATGGGGCGCGGGTGGTCGGCGTGGGGCGCAAGGGTCGCGATCTCTCGGTCGATGCAGGGCGCGCCGAGCAGCCCTTCGTCGTGCACGTCGAGCGTGCGGACGGTAGCGAGGAGCGGATCGAAGCGCGCGCCGTGATTGACGCCTCGGGCACATGGCGAACGCCCAGCCCCGCCGGGGCTGACGGGCTCTCCGCGCTCGGTGAGCGTGCGGCAGTTGAGGCGGGTCTCTTGGATTACCGTATGCCCGCGATCGAGGAGGCGAGCGCGCTTGCGGGTCAGCACGTCGTGGTGGTCGGCAACGGGCATTCGGCGGCGACGACGATCGGGATCCTGTCCAGGGTGGCGAAGCGCGAGCCGGGGACGCGGATCACGTGGGTGCTGCGCCGCGGCGCGGTCGGTAACACCTTCGGTGGCGGCAGCGCGGACGAGCTGCCCGAGCGCGGCGCGCTGGGTCAGCGGGCCAAGAAGGCTGTCGAGGACGGGCTCGTGGGCCTCGTGACCGGGTTCCGCACCGAGCAAGTCGCCCACGAGGACGGGCGAGCGGTACTCATTGCGGAGGACGGACGCCGGCTGGAGCCGGCCGCTCGGGTCTTTGTCGCCACCGGGTTCCGCCCCGACCTGTCATTCCTGTCCGAGATCCGGCTCGATCTCGACGTGCGCCTGCAAGCCCCGTCGAGGATCGCTGCGGAGGTCAACCCAAACCTGCACTCCTGCGGCTCCGTCCGGGCCACCGGTGCGGCGGATCTTGAGCAGCCTGAGCCGGGGTTCTTCATCGTGGGAGCGAAGTCCTACGGCCGTGCGCCGACATTCCTCGCTCTAACCGGCTTCGAGCAGGTGCGCAGCGTCGTCGCCGCGATCGCCGGGGACCGCGAGGCGGCCGAGCGCGTGGACCTTGTTCTGCCGGACACCGGCGTGTGCGGCGGCTCGGGGCTCTTCGATGCGCCCGACGAGCAGTCCGCGGCCGAGTCCTGCTGCGCCCCTGCACCGCAGCTCATCCAGCTTGGAATGGCCCCCGCCGCTCGCTGA
- a CDS encoding metalloregulator ArsR/SmtB family transcription factor translates to MTDTTVISDADACAPSTAHAIGTEAATTVAGALKALADPLRLRMLSAIATDPRGESCVCDLAELANVSQPTVSHHLRVLKETGMLLSERRGTWVYYRIAPGKQRAVAALLDAFAPAAAAADEPEDTAARAEVLQQMDARVTRLAEELADELTGLNRDLVIAIVRESYAGLVRSAKLTAHMIPLTERFARQRLADLTRDRSAGVPQVLFVCVQNAGRSQLAAAVVNQLADGRVVARSAGSTPASDVHPHVRSLLTEIEGEQEAETAFPKPLTDDAVRAADVVITMGCGDVCPIIPGVRYEDWAVGDPALASPEGVDAIRHDIEGRVRGLLATLTSKA, encoded by the coding sequence ATGACCGACACCACCGTCATCTCCGACGCCGACGCGTGCGCACCGTCCACGGCGCACGCCATCGGGACCGAGGCCGCGACCACCGTGGCCGGAGCATTGAAGGCGCTCGCTGACCCGCTGCGGCTGCGGATGCTGTCCGCGATCGCGACCGACCCGCGGGGCGAGTCCTGCGTGTGCGATCTCGCCGAACTCGCTAACGTGTCCCAGCCGACCGTCTCGCACCATCTGAGGGTGTTGAAGGAGACCGGGATGCTGTTGTCCGAGCGACGCGGCACCTGGGTGTACTACCGCATCGCCCCGGGCAAGCAGCGCGCCGTCGCGGCCCTCCTCGACGCGTTCGCTCCCGCCGCTGCCGCAGCGGACGAGCCCGAAGACACCGCAGCACGGGCCGAGGTCTTGCAGCAGATGGACGCCCGGGTGACCCGTCTCGCCGAGGAGCTCGCGGACGAGCTGACCGGGCTGAACCGGGATCTCGTGATCGCGATCGTGCGCGAGTCCTACGCCGGCCTGGTGCGATCGGCGAAGCTGACGGCGCACATGATTCCGCTGACCGAGCGGTTCGCCCGGCAGCGCCTGGCCGATCTGACCCGTGATCGGTCGGCCGGGGTGCCGCAGGTGCTGTTCGTATGCGTGCAGAACGCGGGCCGCTCCCAGCTCGCCGCCGCGGTCGTCAACCAGCTCGCCGACGGCCGCGTCGTCGCCCGCTCCGCAGGATCCACCCCTGCGTCGGACGTGCACCCGCACGTGCGTTCTCTGCTCACCGAGATCGAGGGCGAGCAGGAGGCCGAGACGGCATTCCCGAAGCCCCTCACCGACGATGCCGTGCGCGCGGCCGACGTGGTGATCACGATGGGCTGCGGGGACGTGTGCCCGATCATCCCTGGCGTCCGCTACGAAGACTGGGCCGTCGGCGACCCGGCCCTCGCTTCCCCTGAAGGGGTCGACGCGATCCGCCACGATATCGAGGGCCGCGTCCGCGGCCTCCTCGCCACCCTCACCAGCAAGGCTTGA
- a CDS encoding tyrosine-type recombinase/integrase: protein MSQLRIVSGSQVAVLASPQALEDFEQELIDQYALALAAAGVSDGFVTSSRSVVFEFARSLTGPIWTAGYADGDRFLAEQRRLGRAQTTRAGKAGAIAQFYDFLISRYLGDIRATTGVVVEQPIDEWNRPSGVSLGKVRVPPSDAEVAGFFDGWRESVADSRKYLPAARDYFAASLWRRLGLRISESVMLDIRDWRPDLGQIGKLHVRFGKGSRGRGYKPRLIPAINGAAELIDWWLAEVRPQFGSDWSDPDAPLLPSERLDRERDRPLRVGPNALRRALAEQTTLWLPSWAGRMTPHVLRHYCASSLYGAGMDLKALQELLGHNWLSTTSQYIHVRSEHIENAWQQANARIERRLGGEG from the coding sequence GTGAGTCAGTTGCGGATCGTGTCGGGGTCGCAGGTCGCCGTGCTGGCCTCGCCGCAGGCGCTGGAGGACTTCGAGCAGGAGCTGATCGACCAGTACGCGCTCGCCCTGGCGGCGGCGGGTGTCTCGGACGGCTTCGTCACGAGTTCGCGGTCGGTGGTGTTCGAGTTCGCCCGGTCGCTGACGGGTCCTATCTGGACGGCTGGCTACGCGGACGGCGACAGGTTCCTCGCCGAGCAGCGCCGCCTGGGCCGGGCGCAGACGACCCGGGCGGGGAAGGCCGGCGCGATCGCGCAGTTCTACGACTTCCTCATCTCCCGCTACCTCGGCGACATCCGGGCCACGACTGGGGTGGTTGTCGAGCAGCCGATCGACGAGTGGAACCGCCCGTCGGGGGTGTCGCTCGGCAAGGTGCGGGTGCCGCCGTCGGATGCCGAGGTGGCCGGGTTCTTCGACGGGTGGCGGGAGTCGGTGGCGGACTCGCGGAAGTATCTGCCCGCGGCCCGCGACTACTTCGCCGCGTCGCTCTGGCGGAGGCTTGGGCTGCGGATCAGCGAATCGGTGATGCTCGACATCCGCGACTGGCGGCCGGACCTCGGGCAGATCGGAAAGCTGCACGTCCGGTTCGGGAAGGGCTCGCGCGGCCGCGGCTACAAGCCCCGGCTGATCCCGGCGATCAACGGCGCTGCCGAGCTGATCGACTGGTGGCTGGCCGAGGTGCGCCCGCAGTTCGGATCAGACTGGAGCGACCCGGACGCGCCGCTGCTGCCGAGCGAGCGCCTGGATCGAGAGCGGGACCGGCCGTTGCGGGTCGGCCCGAACGCGCTGCGCCGGGCGCTGGCCGAGCAGACGACGCTCTGGCTGCCGTCGTGGGCGGGTCGGATGACTCCGCACGTCCTGCGGCACTACTGCGCGTCGTCGCTCTACGGCGCGGGGATGGACCTAAAGGCGTTGCAGGAGTTGCTGGGCCACAACTGGCTCTCGACCACGAGCCAGTACATCCACGTCCGCAGCGAGCACATCGAGAACGCCTGGCAGCAGGCCAACGCTCGCATCGAACGACGCCTGGGAGGAGAAGGCTGA
- a CDS encoding GNAT family N-acetyltransferase produces the protein MESLRFRPMVEADWPEVENIYRAGIATGHATFETAPPETWAAFATGKRPNLSLVAVSSEEQVLGWAAASPVSARAVYAGVVEHSIYIHSDAAGHGVGSALLTAFLDLTDQAGVWTVQSSIFPENTASLRLHERAGFRVVGRRERIARMEAGPYAGRWRDTLLVERRTATDSAEK, from the coding sequence ATGGAGTCGCTCCGCTTCCGGCCGATGGTCGAGGCTGACTGGCCCGAGGTCGAGAACATCTACCGGGCCGGAATCGCCACCGGACACGCCACCTTCGAAACCGCTCCACCCGAAACCTGGGCCGCATTCGCCACCGGCAAACGCCCGAATCTCAGCCTCGTCGCTGTTAGCTCCGAAGAGCAGGTTCTCGGGTGGGCCGCGGCCTCACCCGTCTCGGCGCGGGCCGTGTACGCGGGCGTCGTCGAGCACTCGATCTACATCCACTCGGATGCTGCAGGGCACGGAGTCGGCTCGGCTCTCCTGACCGCGTTCCTCGACCTCACGGACCAGGCCGGGGTCTGGACGGTCCAATCGTCGATCTTCCCCGAGAACACCGCGAGCCTGCGCCTCCATGAACGGGCCGGGTTCCGCGTCGTCGGCAGGCGAGAACGCATCGCCCGCATGGAGGCCGGCCCATATGCCGGACGCTGGCGCGACACCCTCCTCGTGGAACGCCGCACCGCAACAGACTCCGCAGAAAAGTGA
- a CDS encoding arsenate reductase ArsC: MTETQKPSVLFVCVHNAGRSQMAAGYLRELAGDRVEVRSAGSMPADQINPVAVEAMREEGIDITAEQPKVLTTEAVQDSDVVITMGCGDACPFFPGKRYEDWKLDDPAGQGIESVRPIRDEIKGRIETLLTELLG, translated from the coding sequence ATGACCGAAACTCAGAAGCCGTCCGTCCTGTTCGTCTGCGTCCACAACGCCGGCCGCTCCCAGATGGCCGCCGGCTATCTCCGCGAGCTCGCGGGCGACCGCGTCGAGGTCCGCTCCGCCGGGTCCATGCCCGCGGACCAGATCAACCCGGTCGCCGTCGAGGCCATGCGTGAAGAGGGCATCGACATCACCGCCGAGCAGCCCAAGGTGCTCACCACCGAGGCCGTCCAAGACTCCGACGTCGTGATCACCATGGGCTGCGGGGACGCCTGCCCGTTCTTCCCGGGCAAGCGATACGAGGACTGGAAGCTCGACGACCCCGCCGGGCAGGGCATCGAATCGGTCCGTCCGATCCGAGACGAGATCAAGGGCCGCATTGAAACGCTGTTGACGGAACTGCTGGGCTGA
- a CDS encoding helix-turn-helix domain-containing protein, with the protein MLWNLRLKAAERGIWKSAELRRMLADAGLELSLGKMSALWTGTPTTVRLDDLDVICVVLSCQPSDLLVPEPDKVAARKPAREMTAGADTPPIVRPRPGNPRSTPPL; encoded by the coding sequence ATGCTCTGGAACCTGCGGTTGAAGGCCGCCGAACGCGGCATCTGGAAGTCCGCCGAGCTGCGGCGGATGCTCGCCGACGCCGGGCTGGAACTGAGCCTGGGCAAGATGTCGGCTCTGTGGACGGGCACGCCGACCACGGTCCGGCTGGACGACCTCGACGTGATCTGCGTCGTGCTGTCCTGCCAGCCCAGCGACCTGCTCGTGCCGGAGCCCGACAAGGTTGCGGCCCGCAAGCCCGCCCGAGAGATGACAGCCGGCGCCGACACTCCGCCGATTGTACGGCCGCGGCCCGGGAACCCGCGCTCGACGCCGCCGCTGTGA
- a CDS encoding ArsR/SmtB family transcription factor, which produces MTVVPVTIDATPAGVSCCDPAGDAMVDDATAQQLAKVFKALGDPNRIKLFSLITASASGEMCVCDLTEPVGLSQPTVSHHMKLLVEAGLVTREQRGKWAYYQPTTGTLADAARAFTA; this is translated from the coding sequence ATGACAGTTGTCCCCGTGACGATCGACGCGACACCCGCGGGAGTATCGTGCTGCGACCCTGCGGGTGATGCGATGGTTGATGACGCGACCGCGCAGCAGCTCGCGAAGGTGTTCAAAGCGCTCGGCGACCCGAACCGGATCAAGCTGTTCTCGCTTATCACCGCGAGTGCGAGCGGGGAGATGTGCGTGTGCGATCTCACCGAACCCGTCGGGCTGTCGCAGCCGACCGTGTCGCACCATATGAAGCTCCTCGTCGAGGCTGGGCTCGTCACCCGTGAGCAGCGCGGCAAATGGGCGTACTACCAGCCCACGACCGGCACCCTCGCCGACGCAGCCCGAGCATTCACGGCCTGA